One Methanobacterium sp. genomic region harbors:
- a CDS encoding nitroreductase family protein — protein MDVFEAVSKRRSIRKYKDTEVEDEKLQDILEVARISPSASNRQEWKFIVVKNQETREKLVEAAHGQQFVAEAPVTIVACSTESERVMPCGQHAYTVDLSIAVSFMILEATELGLGTCWLGAFDEEKVRNILEIPERIRVPAMFTIGYADESPHSRPRKHLDEIVSSEKYVTP, from the coding sequence AAGGCGTAGTATTAGAAAGTATAAAGACACTGAAGTTGAAGACGAAAAACTTCAGGATATTCTTGAAGTAGCTAGAATTTCTCCATCCGCTTCTAACCGCCAGGAATGGAAATTTATAGTTGTTAAAAATCAAGAAACAAGAGAAAAACTTGTAGAAGCCGCACACGGCCAGCAGTTTGTTGCTGAAGCTCCAGTTACAATTGTAGCATGTTCAACAGAATCAGAAAGGGTAATGCCCTGTGGACAGCATGCTTATACTGTAGACCTTTCAATTGCAGTATCATTTATGATTCTGGAAGCTACCGAACTTGGTCTTGGAACATGCTGGCTTGGAGCATTTGATGAAGAAAAAGTCAGGAATATTTTAGAGATCCCTGAAAGAATAAGGGTTCCTGCAATGTTTACTATAGGGTATGCAGATGAAAGTCCTCATTCAAGGCCGAGAAAACATCTGGATGAGATTGTAAGCAGTGAAAAATACGTCACTCCTTAA